The Quercus robur chromosome 7, dhQueRobu3.1, whole genome shotgun sequence genome has a segment encoding these proteins:
- the LOC126692216 gene encoding short chain aldehyde dehydrogenase 1-like, whose product MSANSSATPSTKRLEGKVALITGGASGIGESTARLFVRHGAKVLIADVQDKLGHSVCEDIGSDSISYIHCDVTNESDVEKAVDMAITKYGKLDIMFNNAGITGNIESGILESENENIKRVLNVNVFGAFLGAKHAARVMIPTKKGSILFT is encoded by the exons atgaGTGCTAATTCTTCAGCAACTCCCAGCACCAAAAG ATTAGAAGGTAAGGTAGCATTAATAACCGGTGGTGCGAGTGGCATAGGTGAGAGCACTGCAAGGCTTTTTGTTCGACATGGTGCAAAGGTCCTAATAGCAGATGTCCAAGACAAGCTTGGCCACTCAGTCTGCGAAGACATTGGCTCTGATTCCATCTCTTACATCCATTGTGATGTAACAAATGAATCTGATGTTGAAAAGGCCGTGGACATGGCTATAACCAAGTATGGAAAGCTTGATATCATGTTCAACAACGCTGGCATTACAGGCAACATTGAATCAGGAATTttagaatctgaaaatgaaaatatcaaaagGGTTTTGAATGTCAACGTTTTCGGTGCTTTCTTGGGTGCCAAGCATGCTGCTAGGGTTATGATTCCAACTAAAAAAGGAAGCATTCTCTTCACCTGA